In Flavobacterium sp. WV_118_3, one DNA window encodes the following:
- a CDS encoding ferritin-like protein has translation MIYLKNIQIETIEDIRKALQTAIELEHSTIPPYLTAMFTLFETGNNEISKLIGSVVVEEMLHLSIACNLMNAIGGKPVLNQPGFIPTYPGPLPGGVDSGLIVPIAKFTKDLMKDVFMAIEEPEDPIKIKSFMMMKGAEDKLTIGMFYDKIAKQLTFLEAEAKLKGKTIFTGDSTYQMTNEKWFPAKELFPIKDLITALKGINIIVDQGEGTSTDPFISEKDLGPGEATEPAHYYRFEEIYKGRKLVKDPNAESGYSYSGDPIPCDESKIPNMAKNPKMSDYPVDSPAYVNSKFFNYTYTNLLNSLHITFNGAPEKIDTAMGLMYSLRLYALRLLKLPSPNQPGYTAGPSYEYITNDNLTPSEKDQYMENKVNV, from the coding sequence TAAAAATATACAAATAGAAACGATTGAAGATATCAGAAAGGCACTTCAAACGGCAATTGAGCTGGAACACTCGACGATTCCACCTTATCTGACTGCTATGTTTACCCTGTTTGAAACCGGGAATAATGAAATTTCAAAATTAATCGGATCCGTTGTAGTAGAAGAAATGCTGCATTTATCCATCGCATGTAATTTAATGAACGCTATTGGAGGAAAACCGGTACTAAACCAACCGGGTTTTATCCCAACGTATCCGGGGCCACTTCCGGGCGGCGTGGATTCCGGTTTGATTGTACCGATCGCAAAATTTACAAAAGACCTGATGAAAGACGTTTTTATGGCGATTGAAGAACCGGAAGATCCGATCAAAATAAAAAGTTTTATGATGATGAAAGGAGCAGAAGACAAACTGACCATCGGAATGTTTTACGATAAAATTGCCAAACAGCTTACCTTTTTGGAAGCAGAAGCAAAATTAAAAGGTAAAACCATTTTTACAGGCGATTCGACGTATCAGATGACCAATGAAAAATGGTTTCCGGCCAAAGAATTATTCCCGATCAAGGATTTGATTACTGCATTAAAAGGGATCAATATTATAGTGGATCAGGGAGAAGGAACCAGTACCGATCCTTTTATAAGTGAAAAAGATTTAGGGCCGGGTGAAGCAACAGAACCGGCACATTACTATCGTTTTGAGGAAATCTATAAAGGTCGAAAACTGGTTAAAGATCCGAATGCCGAAAGTGGGTATTCGTACTCCGGAGATCCTATTCCGTGTGACGAATCAAAAATCCCGAATATGGCCAAAAACCCTAAAATGAGCGATTACCCTGTAGATTCTCCAGCTTATGTAAACAGCAAGTTTTTTAATTACACCTATACCAACCTGTTAAACAGTTTGCATATCACATTTAACGGAGCACCGGAAAAAATCGACACGGCAATGGGGTTGATGTATTCGTTGCGATTATACGCTTTACGACTATTAAAGCTGCCTAGTCCGAACCAACCGGGATATACCGCCGGACCTAGCTATGAATATATCACAAACGATAATCTAACGCCAAGTGAAAAAGATCAGTACATGGAAAACAAAGTAAATGTTTAA